Proteins from a single region of Apium graveolens cultivar Ventura unplaced genomic scaffold, ASM990537v1 ctg4715, whole genome shotgun sequence:
- the LOC141702167 gene encoding receptor-like protein 54 codes for MASPQSFKLLLPLFLLCSFHAITISYTNPIPTHTTKSCHDHERSALSHFKKGLSSYSSSSAYSKTASWKAGGNSSFDCCSWDGVECDDATGHVIGLDLSGSLIHATLHSNNTLFSLVHLQNLNLADNDFMNSSIPPEISHLSRLSSINLSYSSFAGQIPLELTGMSRLTSLDFSHNNLYGDFPVAIFSLPSLLVLNVSDNQNLNGYLPEFNTTSSFRELNIASTNFSGNIPPLIRNLQSLTLLNLNDTNLHGDIPPSLADLTQLTHLYLSNNPFNKSRNLSWLGKLTKLTVLYLKHASLYGDIPPSLANLTQLTQLSLQHNNFVGEIPSWLMNMTQLITLDLRYNELTGRIPRTFSQLKNLEYLSLGYNNFTGTVDVDIFLSSKNLTFLNLSNITLVAPHQTNVTLSKLEIIILRSCSLTEFPYFLQFQSNLKMLQLDVNKIHGYIPHWIWIASNSLESISLSNNYLTAFERNPVAVQSKSLRFIDISNNMLQGNLPVPPPNTILYNMHNNRLTGDISPMICLVMSLKVLDLSNNSMSGPIPQFLADSLEALVLQDNNFSGIIPQVYPKECNLKVMDLSHNQLTGEVPKSLSNCKMLKILDLSNNRIEQTFPTWLGTLLQLQVLILHSNIFHGEIGSPRNPSEFPMLSIIDLSHNSLSGALPVEYIQIWNTMKVFRTSMEPYIKTNMSFTWHISNGAYSTFTASYYTSITLTNKGVETEYQKISNIFTAIDLSGNKFTGQIPESLGSLEALQLLDLSNNDLTGPIPPSLGNLTHLESLDLSKNKLSGVIPEQLAAQLNFLAFFNVSDNLLSDHIPQGPQFKTFDNNSYMENSGLCGFPLSKNCGTEPSPADENEDNPDEDKFPSGFDWLFILVGLGSGLLIGFVMGDILTDRHPWLICKIVQKTGR; via the coding sequence ATGGCATCGCCACAGAGCTTTAAACTCTTACTACCTTTATTTCTTCTATGCTCTTTTCATGCCATTACTATATCCTATACTAATCCTATTCCTACCCATACAACTAAGTCGTGCCACGATCACGAGAGGTCTGCTCTTTCACATTTCAAAAAAGGCCTTTCTTCTTATTCTAGTTCATCTGCTTACTCAAAGACTGCATCTTGGAAGGCTGGAGGAAATAGCAGCTTTGATTGCTGCTCGTGGGACGGGGTTGAGTGTGATGATGCCACTGGTCACGTCATTGGTCTCGATCTCAGTGGCAGTCTGATACATGCTACTCTTCACTCCAACAACACCCTGTTTAGCCTTGTTCACCTCCAGAACTTGAATCTCGCAGATAATGACTTTATGAACTCTTCGATCCCACCCGAGATCTCCCATCTTTCACGTTTATCCTCAATAAACCTCTCGTACTCTTCATTTGCTGGCCAAATTCCACTAGAGTTGACAGGTATGTCGAGACTGACTTCCCTTGATTTTTCTCACAACAATTTGTATGGAGACTTTCCGGTTGCCATTTTCAGTCTACCAAGCTTGCTTGTTCTTAATGTGAGTGACAATCAAAATCTTAATGGCTACCTTCCAGAGTTTAACACCACAAGCTCCTTTAGGGAACTGAATATTGCTTCGACAAATTTCTCTGGTAACATTCCGCCCTTAATCAGAAATCTGCAGTCACTGACTCTGTTAAACCTTAATGATACTAATCTACACGGCGATATCCCACCATCTCTTGCAGACCTAACCCAACTTACTCACTTATATCTTTCAAATAACCCGTTTAATAAATCAAGGAACCTATCATGGCTTGGCAAGCTAACAAAACTTACTGTGTTATACCTTAAACATGCCAGTCTATATGGTGATATCCCACCATCTCTTGCAAACCTAACCCAACTTACTCAACTTTCCCTTCAACATAATAACTTTGTGGGTGAAATCCCGTCATGGCTGATGAACATGACCCAATTAATCACATTAGATTTGAGGTATAATGAACTAACAGGTCGAATTCCTCGCACATTTTCTCAGCTCAAAAATCTAGAATATCTTTCTCTCGGTTATAATAACTTTACTGGTACAGTAGATGTTGACATATTTCTGAGTTCTAAAAACCTTACCTTTCTCAATCTATCCAACATAACATTAGTTGCCCCCCATCAGACTAACGTCACTCTTTCAAAGCTTGAAATTATTATTTTACGTTCCTGTAGCTTGACAGAATTCCCATACTTTTTGCAATTCCAGAGTAACTTAAAAATGCTTCAACTGGATGTAAACAAAATTCATGGTTATATACCACACTGGATTTGGATTGCAAGTAATAGTTTGGAGTCTATTAGCCTTTCTAATAACTACCTAACAGCCTTTGAAAGGAACCCGGTTGCTGTTCAAAGTAAGAGTTTAAGATTCATAGACATTAGTAATAATATGCTACAAGGGAATCTCCCAGTTCCACCACCAAATACAATTTTGTACAATATGCATAACAACAGATTAACCGGAGATATTTCACCCATGATATGTCTTGTCATGTCTCTCAAAGTACTAGATCTGTCAAATAACAGCATGAGTGGACCAATTCCGCAGTTCCTTGCCGATTCTCTTGAAGCCCTAGTTCTCCAAGACAACAACTTTTCTGGTATAATTCCTCAAGTTTACCCAAAAGAATGCAACTTGAAGGTGATGGACTTAAGTCATAACCAGTTAACAGGGGAAGTTCCAAAATCATTGTCGAACTGTAAAATGTTAAAGATTTTGGATCTATCAAACAACAGGATCGAACAAACTTTCCCTACTTGGTTGGGGACTCTTCTACAGCTACAAGTTCTAATTCTGCATTCCAACATTTTTCATGGTGAAATTGGAAGTCCAAGGAATCCTTCAGAGTTCCCAATGCTAAGCATTATTGATCTCTCTCATAACTCTTTAAGCGGTGCTTTGCCTGTGGAGTACATCCAAATATGGAACACGATGAAAGTTTTCCGTACAAGCATGGAACCATATATAAAGACAAATATGAGCTTTACCTGGCATATTAGCAACGGCGCCTATAGCACATTCACTGCCTCATATTACACCTCAATAACACTTACTAATAAAGGTGTAGAGACGGAGTACCAAAAGATTTCAAATATTTTCACCGCTATTGACCTTTCAGGTAACAAATTCACAGGGCAGATTCCAGAATCTCTTGGAAGTTTAGAGGCTCTCCAGTTGCTGGACCTTTCAAACAATGATCTTACAGGTCCAATTCCTCCATCACTCGGGAACTTGACACACCTCGAATCATTGGACCTTTCAAAGAACAAGCTCTCAGGAGTCATCCCTGAACAGTTAGCAGCACAACTCAATTTTCTGGCTTTCTTCAATGTGTCTGACAACCTCCTAAGCGATCACATACCACAAGGGCCGCAGTTCAAAACATTTGACAACAATTCTTACATGGAAAACTCGGGACTTTGTGGATTCCCGTTGTCTAAGAATTGTGGAACTGAGCCATCACCAGCTGATGAGAATGAGGATAATCCTGATGAAGATAAGTTTCCAAGTGGATTTGATTGGTTATTCATATTAGTAGGACTTGGAAGTGGGCTTCTTATTGGGTTTGTTATGGGAGACATTTTGACAGATAGACACCCCTGGTTGATTTGTAAGATTGTTCAGAAAACAGGCAGATAA